The proteins below come from a single Salinivibrio kushneri genomic window:
- the yqfB gene encoding N(4)-acetylcytidine aminohydrolase, which translates to MTAPTKITFFSTLTPMVAAGVKTITIRDESESHYQPGSRVAVHQLETDDYVCDIVIDSVAPLAIEDINARHAEQEGMSLTELKALILQIYPERPPLFVINFHLA; encoded by the coding sequence ATGACTGCCCCGACCAAAATCACCTTTTTCTCCACCTTAACGCCCATGGTGGCCGCCGGTGTTAAAACCATCACTATTCGCGATGAATCCGAAAGTCACTATCAACCTGGTTCGCGCGTCGCGGTGCATCAGCTAGAAACCGATGATTATGTGTGTGACATTGTGATCGACAGCGTTGCGCCGTTAGCGATCGAGGACATTAATGCCCGCCATGCTGAACAAGAAGGAATGTCGCTGACTGAGCTGAAAGCGCTGATTTTGCAAATCTACCCAGAACGCCCGCCGTTGTTTGTGATTAATTTTCATCTGGCTTAA
- a CDS encoding aerolysin family beta-barrel pore-forming toxin, whose amino-acid sequence MANRTRLTALTVSSVSLLVHAGLAQANIYPDQIVLDNLVDDQCRANYRPLTANEASTHRDYLTDRMGQWQISGLEDNWVIMGSGYNGEIKQQSGAPADTWCYPENDEGEIPNYAAKSIPEGTELDIQYALVNNRSEFVKPLSYLAHYLGYAWVGGNHSDYVGEDMDVWRSGDKWYIRGNNDGGCDGYRCGDKTTITVDNFAYTLNDSDFWHGDVVESDRQLVETVSAVARNNTGIDQQVVVDLKVDESTNWEKTNTYGFSQKVETENSFDWPLVGETKLTISFEANQSFASSNGGASSEQVTLQARPFVPAHSEIPIRVELYRSSISYPYRFGADISYDVNVNGFLRWGGNAWHSHPDNRPTHSHTFTMGRGSQPSADIAYQWHHRYIPGEVKWWDWSWAIEKYGLQSMQWATGKSLRPFYSHVSGDFYAESQYAGTIEVGQAKSQISRQMRSKRSATPMASHDSANGVELISNFDSEELAELGFKNAELTIRPAQ is encoded by the coding sequence ATGGCTAATAGAACACGTTTAACCGCGCTCACGGTGTCCAGCGTATCATTACTGGTTCATGCTGGGCTTGCGCAGGCCAATATTTACCCTGATCAAATTGTGCTTGATAACTTAGTTGATGACCAATGTCGAGCGAACTATCGCCCCCTTACTGCCAATGAAGCTAGTACCCATCGAGACTATTTGACCGATCGCATGGGACAGTGGCAGATCTCCGGACTCGAAGATAACTGGGTCATCATGGGCAGTGGGTACAATGGCGAAATCAAACAGCAGTCGGGGGCGCCAGCGGATACCTGGTGTTATCCAGAAAATGATGAAGGTGAGATCCCCAATTATGCTGCTAAGAGCATTCCTGAAGGCACTGAGCTTGATATTCAGTATGCGCTAGTCAATAACCGCAGTGAGTTCGTTAAACCACTGAGCTATCTCGCGCATTACCTCGGCTATGCATGGGTAGGTGGAAACCACAGTGACTATGTTGGTGAAGATATGGACGTATGGCGTTCAGGCGATAAGTGGTATATCCGTGGCAATAATGATGGTGGATGTGATGGCTATCGCTGTGGAGATAAGACCACTATCACGGTCGATAATTTTGCTTATACCCTCAATGATAGCGATTTTTGGCACGGTGATGTGGTTGAGTCTGACCGTCAGTTAGTTGAAACCGTTTCAGCGGTGGCACGTAATAATACCGGCATTGATCAACAGGTTGTGGTCGATCTTAAAGTCGATGAATCCACCAATTGGGAAAAAACCAACACCTATGGTTTTTCCCAAAAAGTGGAAACTGAAAACAGTTTTGATTGGCCGCTGGTGGGTGAGACGAAACTCACAATTTCTTTTGAGGCAAACCAAAGCTTTGCCAGCAGCAATGGCGGTGCGAGTAGCGAGCAAGTGACCTTGCAAGCCCGTCCTTTCGTACCAGCACACTCAGAGATCCCAATCCGCGTTGAGTTGTATCGCTCAAGCATCTCTTACCCGTACCGATTTGGCGCAGACATCAGCTACGACGTGAATGTTAATGGCTTTTTACGCTGGGGGGGGAATGCGTGGCACTCCCATCCAGACAATCGCCCCACACATAGCCATACCTTCACCATGGGACGTGGTAGCCAACCTTCCGCGGATATTGCTTATCAGTGGCACCATCGTTATATCCCCGGTGAAGTAAAATGGTGGGACTGGAGTTGGGCGATTGAGAAATACGGCCTACAGAGTATGCAATGGGCGACAGGCAAAAGCTTACGTCCTTTCTACTCTCACGTATCTGGCGATTTCTATGCAGAATCACAATATGCGGGCACCATCGAAGTCGGACAAGCAAAGTCGCAAATCTCTCGTCAAATGCGTAGTAAGCGGTCTGCGACGCCCATGGCAAGTCACGATAGCGCAAATGGGGTGGAGCTCATTTCCAATTTTGATTCGGAAGAGTTGGCCGAGCTCGGATTTAAAAATGCTGAGTTGACGATTAGGCCCGCTCAGTAA
- the alsS gene encoding acetolactate synthase AlsS, which translates to MTKKTQWDNGAQLIANHLERQGVEYIFGIPGAKIDRLFDAVEDTNIKMIPVRHEANGAFMAGVVGRLTGKAGVTMVTSGPGCANLVTGLATATSEGDPLVALGGAVKRADQQKQTHQSLDTVSVFRSVTKYSAEVQASTAASEILANAFRSAESGRPGAAFVSLPMDILNEPVESDILAPTFPAQPGMADTRAISEAASKIKAAKNPVFLLGLQASRPENAAAIRTLLNRTQLPVLGTYQAAGTVDISYYQRFAGRVGLFNNQPGDLLLADADLIITIGFSPIEYDPELWNTQHTDIVHIDVEPAEIEHYYRPSVELVGQIEPTLNALTEQLDHHWLMPSTTVDVLEEVAHQRQAIRAYSQSHQEFALHPLHLIKVMQDVITPDTTLCLDMGSFHIWIARYLNCFRSRQLLVSNGQQTMGVALPWGIGASLLNPDRKVVSVSGDGGFMQSSMELETAVRLKCNLLHIIWVDNAYNMVEMQEVKKYQRFSGVKFGPIDFKAYAEAFGAKGFAVTRQEELASQLKQAMDTEGPAVIAIPVDYSDNYKLMAPREAGSMDPVFA; encoded by the coding sequence ATGACTAAAAAAACACAGTGGGACAATGGCGCACAACTGATCGCAAATCACCTAGAACGCCAAGGCGTGGAATACATTTTTGGTATTCCTGGCGCCAAAATTGACCGTCTCTTTGACGCGGTTGAAGACACCAACATTAAGATGATCCCCGTTCGTCACGAGGCGAATGGTGCCTTTATGGCAGGCGTCGTCGGCCGTCTAACCGGCAAGGCGGGTGTGACCATGGTGACCTCTGGCCCTGGCTGTGCCAACTTGGTTACCGGTCTGGCAACCGCAACCTCAGAAGGCGATCCCTTGGTCGCATTAGGGGGTGCAGTGAAACGGGCCGATCAACAAAAACAAACCCACCAAAGCCTTGATACCGTGAGCGTATTCCGCTCCGTCACCAAATACAGCGCCGAGGTTCAAGCCAGCACTGCTGCGTCTGAGATCCTTGCCAATGCCTTCCGCTCAGCAGAAAGCGGCCGCCCCGGCGCTGCCTTTGTCAGTCTGCCCATGGACATTCTCAACGAACCTGTGGAAAGCGATATTCTCGCGCCAACCTTCCCCGCCCAGCCCGGCATGGCAGATACGCGAGCCATCAGCGAGGCAGCCAGTAAAATCAAAGCGGCGAAAAATCCGGTGTTCCTCCTAGGCTTACAAGCCAGTCGCCCCGAGAATGCCGCCGCTATTCGTACTCTGCTTAATCGCACCCAATTACCCGTTCTCGGCACCTATCAGGCGGCAGGTACCGTTGATATTAGCTACTACCAGCGCTTTGCGGGTCGCGTGGGTTTGTTCAACAACCAGCCTGGTGATCTGTTGCTTGCAGATGCAGATCTTATCATCACCATTGGCTTTAGCCCGATTGAATACGACCCTGAACTTTGGAATACCCAGCACACAGACATCGTTCATATTGATGTCGAGCCTGCGGAAATCGAGCACTACTATCGCCCCAGCGTTGAGCTCGTGGGCCAAATTGAGCCTACCCTGAACGCTCTCACCGAGCAGCTCGATCACCACTGGCTGATGCCGTCTACCACCGTCGATGTGCTCGAAGAAGTCGCCCACCAACGTCAAGCGATTCGGGCTTATAGCCAGTCACACCAAGAGTTTGCTTTGCATCCGTTACACCTAATCAAAGTGATGCAGGATGTGATCACCCCAGACACAACCTTGTGCTTGGACATGGGCAGTTTCCACATTTGGATTGCCCGTTACCTCAACTGCTTCCGTTCCCGTCAATTGTTGGTCTCGAACGGCCAACAAACCATGGGCGTTGCGCTTCCTTGGGGGATCGGTGCTAGCCTGCTCAATCCTGATCGTAAAGTGGTGTCCGTTTCCGGTGACGGTGGGTTTATGCAATCGAGCATGGAGCTTGAGACCGCCGTGCGCCTCAAATGCAACTTGCTACACATTATTTGGGTAGACAACGCCTACAACATGGTTGAGATGCAAGAAGTCAAAAAATATCAGCGCTTTTCCGGTGTGAAATTCGGCCCGATTGACTTTAAGGCCTACGCCGAAGCGTTTGGCGCTAAAGGCTTTGCGGTCACTCGCCAAGAAGAGCTCGCTAGCCAATTGAAACAAGCCATGGACACCGAAGGACCCGCAGTGATCGCGATTCCTGTTGATTACAGTGACAACTACAAGCTGATGGCCCCTCGTGAGGCCGGCAGTATGGATCCGGTATTTGCTTAA
- a CDS encoding winged helix-turn-helix domain-containing protein, whose product MIYFDNVARKLHHNNKSTRIGFRETLVLECLLKHAPQAVSKKTLICYGWGSEYIGQTSLAKSISALRRALLAVGADASLVITVPKYGYRLTEGMIFQPPADLVCSEERDDEPVQHSESPQEAQPAQTDAVSQRQLKVPFYRQCLLIAMTLLLCVATSVFVVGKINGWRWSDLVQRGGLSQKRVGALNVFYRPDAELSFSIEQLLTHSQCNCLVYIEKEHKYSTLIFVSKKTHRSTFIRYSPLNIVHATQQINEFLKEEK is encoded by the coding sequence ATGATTTATTTCGATAATGTTGCTAGAAAACTCCATCACAATAATAAGTCAACGCGGATAGGGTTCCGGGAGACGCTTGTGCTTGAATGCCTTCTAAAGCATGCCCCTCAGGCGGTGAGTAAGAAGACGCTGATTTGTTATGGTTGGGGCAGTGAGTACATCGGCCAGACGTCGTTGGCAAAATCGATCAGTGCATTGCGGCGTGCATTACTTGCAGTCGGTGCGGATGCCTCATTGGTGATCACAGTTCCAAAGTATGGTTATCGATTAACTGAGGGCATGATCTTTCAACCTCCTGCTGACCTGGTGTGTAGTGAGGAAAGAGATGATGAGCCAGTGCAACATTCGGAGTCTCCCCAAGAAGCCCAACCCGCCCAAACTGACGCTGTTAGTCAAAGACAGCTTAAGGTGCCGTTTTACCGCCAATGTTTGTTGATTGCGATGACACTACTATTGTGTGTCGCAACGAGTGTGTTTGTGGTTGGCAAAATAAACGGATGGCGGTGGAGCGATTTGGTTCAACGAGGTGGGTTAAGCCAAAAACGTGTGGGCGCGCTTAACGTGTTTTATCGTCCTGACGCTGAGCTTAGCTTTTCTATCGAACAATTGTTGACCCATAGCCAGTGTAACTGCCTTGTTTACATTGAAAAAGAACATAAGTATTCCACTCTGATCTTTGTTTCAAAGAAGACACATCGAAGTACTTTCATTCGTTACTCGCCACTTAATATTGTTCATGCAACACAACAAATCAATGAATTTCTTAAAGAGGAAAAATAG
- the budA gene encoding acetolactate decarboxylase, whose product MSTQTCHCAEHIAAAYVEHHQHTGEGEIYQTSLMSALIDGVYEGDTTMADLLKHGDFGLGTFNQLDGELIAFDKTIFQLRGDGSARHADPDQKTPFAVMTFFKPEISQSFDHPMSRQELHDVIDSLVPSDNIFCAVRIDGAFEHVRTRTVPKQTPPYKPMLEAIAAQPEFRFDHVNGVIAGFRSPQYTQGINVAGYHEHFITDTRQGGGHVQDYELACGTLQIGRVSKLVIDLPTNASFLGANLTPENIHAAIEQAEK is encoded by the coding sequence ATGAGCACCCAAACCTGCCACTGTGCCGAGCACATTGCGGCCGCCTACGTTGAGCATCACCAACACACTGGAGAGGGTGAAATCTATCAAACCTCCCTGATGAGTGCCTTGATTGATGGCGTCTACGAAGGCGACACCACCATGGCCGATCTCCTCAAACATGGCGACTTCGGCCTCGGCACATTTAACCAACTAGACGGTGAACTCATCGCCTTTGATAAAACCATATTTCAGCTGCGCGGTGATGGCTCGGCGCGTCATGCCGACCCGGACCAAAAGACCCCCTTTGCGGTCATGACCTTCTTCAAGCCAGAGATCAGCCAATCTTTTGATCACCCCATGTCGCGCCAAGAGCTGCATGATGTCATCGATAGCTTGGTGCCAAGCGACAACATTTTTTGTGCGGTTCGTATCGATGGTGCCTTTGAGCATGTACGCACTCGCACTGTGCCCAAACAAACCCCACCGTACAAACCCATGCTTGAGGCCATCGCTGCACAACCTGAGTTTCGCTTTGACCATGTTAATGGCGTGATTGCTGGCTTCCGCAGCCCACAATATACCCAAGGGATCAATGTCGCTGGCTATCACGAGCACTTTATCACTGACACACGCCAAGGCGGTGGCCATGTCCAAGACTACGAATTGGCGTGTGGCACCTTGCAAATTGGACGGGTTTCTAAACTGGTGATTGATCTTCCGACCAATGCCAGCTTCCTCGGCGCGAACTTAACGCCGGAAAACATACACGCCGCTATCGAACAAGCAGAAAAATAA
- a CDS encoding ABC transporter substrate-binding protein — translation MRFYLQILAFYLMSVVPAWADDVLLIQSYHKEYGWDESYIRGLESTLGDDVTLHTFEMDTKRLPSSQFDAQADKALALYQEISPEVVVIGDDNALGHMLPRLRSEDIDIVFLGINANPRRLMAKYAGTARVTGVLERPLFARSMKEMSQLLGKDQMKVKILFDAGTTATIATDHIANQYEDLKQQLGIDVTIENHRLFSSWKNSVEQSNDYDAIVVGLYQIIRDDSDKVVDANKVLSWTNENSETPLFGFWDFSVGKGQTAGGVVLFGESQGVQAGKYVNRVLAGEEASEISVIHGKKGRAIYSAAEFERWELTPPAQWRNID, via the coding sequence ATGAGATTCTATTTACAAATATTGGCCTTCTATCTGATGAGCGTTGTACCCGCTTGGGCCGATGATGTCCTGCTGATTCAGAGTTATCATAAAGAATATGGTTGGGATGAAAGCTATATCCGTGGGCTCGAAAGTACGCTTGGCGATGACGTGACGCTACACACTTTTGAAATGGATACTAAGCGCTTACCCTCGTCACAGTTTGACGCGCAAGCCGATAAAGCCTTGGCGCTCTATCAAGAGATCAGCCCCGAGGTCGTTGTGATTGGAGATGATAATGCGTTGGGCCATATGCTGCCTAGACTGAGAAGCGAAGATATCGATATCGTGTTTTTAGGTATTAACGCCAATCCACGTCGATTAATGGCTAAATACGCCGGTACAGCGCGCGTCACTGGTGTGTTGGAGCGTCCTTTGTTTGCTCGCAGTATGAAAGAGATGAGCCAATTGCTAGGGAAAGATCAAATGAAGGTCAAAATCCTCTTTGATGCGGGCACCACGGCGACGATTGCAACCGATCACATCGCCAACCAATACGAAGATTTGAAACAACAGCTGGGTATCGATGTGACCATCGAAAATCACCGCTTGTTTTCGTCTTGGAAAAACTCAGTAGAGCAATCCAATGATTACGACGCGATTGTAGTCGGTTTATACCAGATTATCCGCGACGACTCGGACAAAGTGGTTGATGCCAATAAAGTGCTCTCATGGACCAATGAAAACAGTGAGACGCCTTTGTTCGGCTTTTGGGACTTTTCGGTCGGAAAAGGCCAAACAGCTGGCGGGGTCGTGCTATTTGGCGAATCCCAGGGTGTACAAGCGGGCAAATACGTCAACCGCGTGTTGGCGGGTGAAGAAGCCTCGGAAATTTCGGTCATTCATGGCAAGAAAGGGAGAGCCATTTATAGCGCCGCAGAGTTTGAACGCTGGGAGCTGACTCCTCCGGCCCAATGGCGAAATATTGACTAG
- a CDS encoding LysR family transcriptional regulator yields MELRYLRYFVTVAECRHFTRAAEKLGIAQPPLSQQIKKLEQEVGVPLFERLSRGVALTPAGQVLYDDAVKILAQLDHAVQRVKQVARGERNQLRLGFASSTVVSQAVLELVRRLQQAHPEIDFQPIELPMPALVETLRQQDVDLAFLRLPCYASEHVAHTPLFPDPFKLVVPANHAFAKQQSVTLSQLGDDPIILFPRDIGPGLHDALVDALKGAGLAPSNASLAPQLHSATAMVSAGFGIALVPESLTTQLSDHVAVVAVEDMPLVSHVVLAWQRTNTAQGVRRCIHTAREQSERLASEAFAGD; encoded by the coding sequence ATGGAGCTAAGGTATTTACGGTATTTTGTGACGGTGGCAGAGTGCCGACACTTCACCCGCGCAGCCGAAAAGTTGGGCATTGCGCAACCACCACTGAGCCAGCAAATTAAAAAGCTAGAGCAAGAGGTGGGGGTGCCTTTATTTGAACGCTTATCTCGCGGGGTGGCGTTAACACCCGCCGGTCAAGTGCTTTATGATGATGCGGTGAAAATCTTGGCGCAGTTAGATCATGCGGTACAGCGGGTCAAACAAGTGGCGCGAGGAGAGCGGAATCAACTGCGGCTTGGATTTGCCAGCTCGACGGTGGTGAGCCAAGCCGTGTTAGAACTTGTTCGACGGTTACAGCAAGCCCATCCAGAGATTGATTTTCAACCCATAGAGTTACCCATGCCAGCGTTGGTGGAAACCTTGCGCCAACAGGATGTCGATCTCGCTTTTCTTCGCTTACCATGTTACGCCAGTGAACACGTGGCGCACACGCCGTTGTTTCCTGATCCGTTTAAGTTGGTGGTGCCTGCTAATCATGCTTTTGCTAAACAGCAAAGTGTGACGTTGTCACAACTAGGCGATGACCCGATTATTCTTTTTCCGCGTGATATTGGCCCAGGGTTGCATGATGCTTTAGTAGATGCCTTAAAAGGGGCAGGACTGGCGCCATCGAATGCCTCGCTAGCGCCACAATTGCATTCGGCAACGGCGATGGTGTCAGCGGGGTTTGGGATTGCTCTAGTGCCTGAATCATTGACTACGCAACTGAGCGACCATGTCGCTGTCGTCGCGGTTGAAGACATGCCCTTAGTGAGTCATGTGGTATTAGCGTGGCAGCGCACCAATACCGCTCAGGGCGTGCGTCGGTGTATTCATACCGCACGTGAACAAAGTGAACGGTTAGCATCAGAGGCCTTCGCGGGCGACTAA
- a CDS encoding SDR family NAD(P)-dependent oxidoreductase — translation MKGINQKVALITGAANGIGAAITDRLYQEGAKVAIADWNQAALNDTAAKYDADRVLKLSVDVSDPKAVEAMIQEVVSHFGRLDMLINNAGVHTPGSVIDGTLADWEKVSGVDIDGVVFCAKYAMPELIKTKGSMVNTASVSGLGGDWGAAFYCAAKGAVANLTRAMALDHGLQGVRINAVCPSLVKTNMTNGWPESVREKFNERIALGRPAEPEEVASAVAFLVSDDASFISGVNLPVDGGATASDGQPKIV, via the coding sequence ATGAAAGGTATTAATCAAAAAGTGGCATTGATTACTGGCGCAGCTAACGGTATTGGCGCAGCCATTACCGACCGCCTCTATCAAGAAGGCGCCAAAGTGGCCATTGCGGACTGGAACCAAGCGGCATTAAATGACACAGCCGCAAAATACGATGCTGACCGGGTGTTAAAGCTCTCTGTCGACGTATCAGACCCAAAAGCGGTAGAAGCGATGATTCAAGAAGTGGTATCCCACTTTGGGCGGCTAGATATGCTGATCAATAACGCAGGGGTGCATACGCCTGGTTCGGTCATTGACGGCACTCTGGCGGACTGGGAGAAAGTATCAGGAGTAGATATTGATGGTGTGGTTTTTTGCGCCAAATACGCCATGCCTGAGTTAATTAAAACCAAGGGCTCAATGGTAAACACGGCATCAGTATCAGGCCTAGGTGGTGATTGGGGCGCAGCTTTTTACTGTGCCGCAAAAGGGGCGGTTGCGAACCTAACGCGTGCCATGGCACTCGATCACGGCCTTCAAGGCGTGCGCATCAATGCCGTTTGTCCGAGCTTAGTGAAAACCAACATGACCAATGGCTGGCCTGAATCGGTGCGAGAAAAATTTAATGAACGTATCGCGCTTGGCCGTCCGGCAGAGCCTGAAGAAGTGGCTTCTGCGGTAGCATTTCTTGTCAGTGACGATGCGTCATTTATCTCCGGTGTTAACCTCCCCGTTGATGGCGGCGCCACCGCCTCAGATGGCCAACCTAAAATCGTCTGA
- a CDS encoding sugar O-acetyltransferase has protein sequence MTEWEKMCQGFVFDDSDGSIDIRRDHATRTLLAFNQAIEATTRQQLLRELLNDIGDGSVIQPPFHCEFGETIQVGRNTLINMNVTMLDGAPITIGDHVLIGPNTQFYTPTHSLDYQSRRSWETWCKPIVVENDVWIGGNVVICQCVTIGARSVIAANAVVKHDVPPDSLYGGTPAHYIKTLNGK, from the coding sequence ATGACCGAATGGGAAAAGATGTGCCAAGGATTTGTCTTCGATGACAGTGATGGCTCCATTGATATCAGGCGAGACCATGCCACACGAACCTTACTGGCATTCAATCAAGCAATAGAGGCGACGACAAGGCAGCAACTGCTGCGTGAGTTATTGAATGATATCGGCGACGGTTCGGTGATCCAACCTCCATTCCATTGTGAATTCGGTGAGACCATCCAGGTTGGCCGCAATACCTTAATCAACATGAATGTCACCATGCTCGATGGTGCCCCGATCACTATCGGTGACCATGTGCTGATTGGCCCCAATACCCAGTTTTACACTCCCACCCACTCTCTCGATTATCAAAGCCGCCGCTCGTGGGAGACTTGGTGCAAACCCATCGTGGTGGAAAACGATGTGTGGATTGGCGGTAATGTGGTGATCTGTCAATGCGTCACCATCGGCGCACGCAGCGTAATAGCCGCCAACGCGGTGGTGAAACACGACGTGCCGCCTGACAGTCTTTACGGTGGCACACCTGCTCACTATATAAAAACGCTCAATGGCAAATGA
- the dcuC gene encoding anaerobic C4-dicarboxylate transporter DcuC: MLELLIGLVVTVAVGYFIVKGYRAASTLLTAGILLLIITGLIGHSVLPAKLTSTGNLFTDSLEYVKYMLQYRGGGLGMQIMLLCGFAAYMSHIGANNVVVKQFSRPLSVIKSPYVLLVAAYIVACLMSLAVSSATGLGVLLMATLFPMMTAMGISRPAATAVCASPAAIILSPTSGDVVIAAEKSGLPLHVFAVETVLPVSICAIIVMAAAAYFWNKYLDNKENTPMERVDVSEIETHAPAYYAVLPFLPIIGVFLFNGKTIEGLYLDIYTIVVLSIFLGALVDFATKKFDGRRTLEDLDACYEGMADAFKGVVMLLVAAGVFAQGLMSIGAIDNLLGLAESAGAGGIALMMLLTLLTVAAAIATGSGNAPFYAFVELAPSLAAKMGLNPAFLIIPMLQASNLGRTVSPVSGVIVATSGMAKLSPFEVVKRTSVPVLCGLITVIIGTLVLVPMMA; this comes from the coding sequence ATGCTAGAACTTCTCATTGGGCTAGTGGTAACCGTGGCTGTGGGCTACTTCATTGTCAAAGGTTATCGTGCTGCAAGCACCTTGCTAACCGCAGGGATTTTATTACTGATTATCACCGGGTTAATCGGGCACAGTGTGCTGCCGGCTAAATTGACGTCAACGGGGAACCTGTTTACCGACTCGCTGGAATACGTGAAATACATGCTGCAATACCGCGGTGGCGGCCTCGGGATGCAAATTATGTTGTTGTGTGGCTTTGCGGCCTATATGTCGCACATTGGTGCCAACAACGTCGTGGTGAAGCAGTTCTCTAGGCCGCTATCGGTGATCAAGTCACCCTATGTGCTGCTCGTAGCGGCTTATATCGTGGCATGCTTAATGTCGCTGGCAGTCAGCTCTGCAACTGGGTTGGGTGTCCTTCTGATGGCGACCTTGTTCCCAATGATGACCGCGATGGGCATTTCTCGTCCTGCTGCCACCGCGGTGTGTGCGTCACCTGCTGCCATTATTTTGTCACCCACGTCGGGCGATGTGGTAATTGCGGCGGAAAAATCCGGGTTGCCTCTCCATGTGTTCGCGGTTGAAACCGTATTGCCGGTCTCTATTTGTGCGATCATCGTGATGGCCGCCGCGGCTTACTTTTGGAATAAATATCTGGATAACAAAGAAAACACGCCGATGGAGCGTGTGGATGTCTCTGAAATAGAAACACACGCGCCTGCTTATTACGCAGTGTTGCCGTTTTTACCCATTATCGGGGTGTTCCTCTTCAATGGGAAAACCATCGAGGGGCTGTATCTTGATATTTATACCATCGTAGTCTTGTCGATCTTTTTGGGGGCATTGGTGGACTTTGCGACCAAGAAATTTGATGGTAGAAGAACGCTAGAAGACCTCGATGCTTGCTATGAAGGCATGGCAGACGCCTTTAAAGGCGTCGTGATGCTGTTGGTGGCTGCTGGCGTATTTGCCCAAGGCTTAATGTCGATTGGTGCGATAGACAACTTATTGGGCTTGGCGGAAAGTGCGGGCGCAGGCGGTATCGCGCTGATGATGTTGCTAACCCTGCTAACTGTAGCGGCAGCGATTGCGACCGGGTCGGGCAATGCGCCTTTCTATGCGTTTGTTGAACTCGCGCCCTCGTTAGCCGCGAAGATGGGGCTTAACCCAGCCTTTTTGATTATCCCCATGTTGCAAGCGTCTAATTTAGGCCGCACGGTTTCGCCTGTATCGGGAGTGATCGTAGCGACATCTGGGATGGCAAAACTCAGCCCGTTTGAGGTGGTTAAACGCACCTCGGTGCCAGTTCTCTGTGGGTTAATCACCGTGATTATTGGCACGCTTGTATTGGTGCCGATGATGGCGTAA